A window of Mustelus asterias chromosome 15, sMusAst1.hap1.1, whole genome shotgun sequence contains these coding sequences:
- the LOC144504646 gene encoding beta-soluble NSF attachment protein isoform X2, whose translation MTLPPVLWMPGMRTRRQTHKGRFTIAAKHHITIAEIYESELVDIEKAIAHYEQAADYYKGEESNSSANKCLLKVAAYAAQLEQYQKAIEIYEQVGTNTMDNPLLKYSAKEYFFKAALCHFIVDELNAKLALEKYEEMFPAFSDSRECKLLKKLLEAHEEQNGEAYTEAVKEFDSISRLDQWLTTMLLRIKKSIHGEGDLK comes from the exons GGGAGgtttacaattgcagcaaagcacCATATCACCATTGCAGAAATCTATGAGTCGGAACTGGTAGATATTGAAAAG GCTATCGCTCACTATGAGCAAGCTGCAGATTACTACAAAGGAGAAGAATCAAACAG TTCTGCCAACAAGTGTCTGCTAAAAGTGGCTGCTTACGCAGCGCAGCTGGAGCAATATCAGAAGGCAATAGAAATCTACGAGCAG GTTGGGACCAATACCATGGACAACCCATTGCTGAAATATAGTGCAAAGGAATATTTCTTCAAAGCAGCGCTGTGCCATTTTATTGTCGATGAGCTGAATGCTAAG CTTGCTCTGGAGAAGTATGAAGAAATGTTCCCAGCATTTTCAGATTCACGAGAATGCAAACTTTTAAAG AAATTGCTTGAAGCTCACGAGGAACAAAATGGTGAAGCTTACACCGAGGCA GTGAAAGAATTCGATTCGATATCACGACTGGACCAGTGGCTGACGACAATGTTGCTGCGCATCAAGAAGTCCATCCACGGAGAGGGAGACCTCAAGTGA